TCCTCAAAGTTTGAAGGAAGCCCCACCTGGGTCCGCAGGAAGTTGAGGCTGGTCTCTGAGGTTCTGCAGAAAAGCAAGATGCGAAAAGGGAGCAGCTGGCTAGGAATACTGACCCTCAAACCTGCAGACCAGCAAGGCAGGTCCAGTAATGTCCTTCCCTCTAGAGAGCAGGCCTCAATTTATAGGCTGATATTCTGAGTACCGCTTGTGGCCCAGCAGCAGAAACACGCCTCCTGCCAGCAGCATGAGCGCTGGAGCACCCAGGGCCACTGCCACGATGCCTACGACTAGCAAGGACAAGGCATCTACTGGAGGGGTGCCCACACCCAGGAGCATGGACCTAGAGCGAgcagagtgagaaagagaggtgAGCAGGCTTAGGGGGGAAGGCCGAGAGGCCCAACCCTCCTCCACTTCGACCTCCCAAACCCTTGGCCCAGGCCCTGATTCTCACcagctgaggtagtgtttgtcccAGTAGCCAGGGCCGGTGGAAGCCCCAAATGTCAGATTGAAGGCACAGAAGTTGTTCTGGGACCCAAAGAAGGCTCGGACAATGGGTGACTGGGGGAGAAGGTATGCCAAGGTGGGGTAAAGAGGGGAAGCTTGGCAGGGCATGGCTGATTCCCGGCCCCCCTGCTTCTGAGAGAAAGCCACTGGTCGCCACTGCATGAAGCCTGATGGGAGGGAGCCCCATAGCAGCTGGTCCAACTGAGGAGAAAGGCAAACAGGCAGGATGAGGAGGACCAGTGGTGCCCGACCTTTCTGTTCCCCCACCCTTTCCCAGCCTCTGTCTGTCACGAGTTGTCCTGAATCCTAGGCCTGGTTCTAGAACTCACAGGCTGTTTGCATCGATCTCTCCTCTGTAGAAAGGGGAGCTGGACTGGATGGCATGGGGTCCTTTTCCAGCCTCAACACTCAGCAAGCCTGCACTCAGCTCCCTCCTTTGGGCCCCCGGGCCCTTGCAAACCCCATCTGTCAGAGCACTAGTCACACTGTACCGCCTTCCCTCTGGCCCCTCCACTGAGAGCAGAGACTGGGCTAATTcattagcacagtgcccagcacttaAAGGAGCTGAGTGAAGTGTTGCTAAATGGTTGAATGATTCTCTGAGGTCCTAATGGGGTCCCCCTTCACCCCACACCCATCTGCTGCTCTGCTGGAAGCCTGACCTGGAAGACGCCAGGTGCATATTCATCATCGATGGAGTGCTGCTCCTGCACTGAGGGGCAGTCAGGGCCATGGCCCAACGTGGCTACCTCCAGCCCAAACAAGGAGTGGTTTCCCCGGGGAGAGGCCCCAACCAGGTCCACCTCTAGCTGGCAGGTGTCCGCTGTGTGCAGGAGGCGAGGGGGTTGGGCTGGTCGGCCAGATCTGGAGAAGGCCTGAACCTAGGATGGAAGAGGCATGGGAGGCGTGGGAAGCAGGTGGATGCCTGTGTTTGAAGGCGACCCCCATCATTAACTCCCACCCTCGTAAACCAGCCTTTTGAGTTCTGATTCCCCATACCCTTACCCTGAAGGCCAGGCTGCCACTGGCAAAAGCCGCAGTGGGGTCGTGAATGGGGTGGCCTCGAAATGTGGCGCTCAGGGTGGCAGGATCCAATGAGTCAGTGATGTTGTCCCAGGAGAAATCGGCCAAGGAGTATGGGGGATACGATTTTCCTGGAGGCTTTGCGGCTGCATCGGATGTGTTGGTGCTGTCAAACTCAAACAGctggcgggtgggggtggggagggactaGGCTTGCCTGAGTCCAGCTTTCTCCtgaatcaccaccaccacccgttcactggccccaccccaggctctcATACCTGACTCGACTTCACCTACCCCCAGTCTTCAGTTTCTCCCTCTAACTCGAATGAACCCTCTCCTCTGCACTCCTCCCCTTGGTTCTCCCCCAACCTCCTCACCCTGGTAAAGACGAGGGCAGAAGAAAATTGGATGCTCTCCTTGGGGAGCACCACGATGCCCCCGTCAGGCTTAGAGGAAATCAGGAGGTTCCAGTTGACACTCAGGGTGCTGTTGGGGGTGTTGGTGGCCACCAGCAGCACGGCTGGGGGTCCCAGGCTGCTCCACACATAGTGCAGGGTGGAAGTGGCACCCACTGCCTGGATATGAAGCAGGTTCTGGGAAGGGTGCAGCCAGTCAGAGATGACCTTCAGAGACACCTGGAACATGGAGCAGTGGAGGGTCAAGCAAACAGGATCAGGGAGAGACACAGAGCAAAGAAGTTTGGGGATAAGGAGAGGGGCCTTGGAAAATGATGAGGAAAGGGTGGGACCTTGGGAGGAATGCTTGTGGGAGCTAACAGAACCTTCTTGTAaagggcagaggtggggtggaggagaggtG
The genomic region above belongs to Phocoena sinus isolate mPhoSin1 chromosome 1, mPhoSin1.pri, whole genome shotgun sequence and contains:
- the GLMP gene encoding glycosylated lysosomal membrane protein; protein product: MRSAVLLLSLLLTAAPFGLLGEETRQVSLKVISDWLHPSQNLLHIQAVGATSTLHYVWSSLGPPAVLLVATNTPNSTLSVNWNLLISSKPDGGIVVLPKESIQFSSALVFTRLFEFDSTNTSDAAAKPPGKSYPPYSLADFSWDNITDSLDPATLSATFRGHPIHDPTAAFASGSLAFRVQAFSRSGRPAQPPRLLHTADTCQLEVDLVGASPRGNHSLFGLEVATLGHGPDCPSVQEQHSIDDEYAPGVFQLDQLLWGSLPSGFMQWRPVAFSQKQGGRESAMPCQASPLYPTLAYLLPQSPIVRAFFGSQNNFCAFNLTFGASTGPGYWDKHYLSWSMLLGVGTPPVDALSLLVVGIVAVALGAPALMLLAGGVFLLLGHKRYSEYQPIN